A single region of the Hypanus sabinus isolate sHypSab1 chromosome 21, sHypSab1.hap1, whole genome shotgun sequence genome encodes:
- the wnt8b gene encoding protein Wnt-8b, whose product MFPQDTLHSLLLLTIYLKLCQAWSVNNFLMTGPKAYLIYSSSVAAGAQSGIEECKHQFAWDRWNCPERALQLSTHSGLRSANREAAFVHAISSAGVMYTLTRNCSLGDFDNCGCDNSRNGQLGGQGWLWGGCSDNVGFGETISKQFVDALETGQDARAAMNLHNNEAGRKAVKGTMKQTCKCHGVSGSCTTQTCWLQLPEFREVGNYLKEKYHKALKVDLLKGAGNSAASRGAIAETFSAISKKELVHLEDSPDYCLENKTLGLQGTEGRECVKKGKHLSKWEKRSCKRLCGDCGLSVGERQAQMMSSCNCKFHWCCAVKCEQCRKTITKYFCVKKDKKSRNESASKRKEARPGRRH is encoded by the exons ATGTTTCCCCAAGACACGCTCCACTCACTGTTACTCCTAACCATCTATCTAAAGCTGTGCCAAGCCTG GTCAGTGAATAATTTTCTTATGACTGGTCCTAAG GCTTATCTGATTTACTCCAGCAGTGTAGCCGCGGGGGCCCAAAgcggcattgaggaatgcaaacACCAGTTCGCCTGGGATCGCTGGAACTGCCCGGAGCGGGCGCTGCAGCTGTCCACGCACAGCGGCCTGAGGAGCG CAAACCGAGAAGCTGCCTTCGTTCACGCCATTAGCTCCGCAGGGGTGATGTACACATTGACCAGAAACTGCAGTCTGGGCGATTTCGACAACTGTGGGTGTGACAACTCTCGGAATGGGCAACTGG GAGGACAGGGCTGGTTGTGGGGAGGATGCAGCGATAACGTCGGCTTTGGAGAGACAATTTCCAAACAGTTTGTTGACGCTTTGGAGACTGGACAAGATGCGAGAGCAGCCATGAACCTTCACAACAACGAGGCGGGTCGAAAG GCAGTTAAAGGCACAATGAAACAGACCTGTAAGTGCCATGGTGTGTCTGGGAGTTGCACCACACAGACCTGTTGGCTTCAACTACCTGAATTCCGAGAGGTTGGTAACTACCTGAAGGAAAAGTATCACAAAGCCCTGAAGGTTGACCTTCTTAAAGGGGCAGGCAACAGCGCAGCCAGCAGAGGAGCGATCGCTGAAACCTTCAGTGCCATTTCCAAGAAGGAACTGGTTCACCTGGAAGATTCCCCAGATTACTGCCTGGAAAACAAGACCCTAGGTCTACAGGGGACAGAAGGAAGGGAATGCGTCAAAAAGGGTAAACACCTGAGCAAATGGGAGAAGCGGAGCTGCAAGAGGCTGTGTGGGGATTGCGGACTGTCTGTAGGGGAGAGACAAGCACAGATGATGAGCAGTTGTAACTGCAAATTCCACTGGTGCTGTGCAGTGAAGTGTGAACAGTGCCGGAAAACCATCACCAAatatttctgtgtgaagaaggatAAGAAATCCAGGAATGAGAGTGCATCAAAAAGGAAGGAAGCACGGCCTGGCAGGAGACACTAA